Proteins found in one bacterium genomic segment:
- a CDS encoding c-type cytochrome: MDHKTIKDKLTFVKTDKLVVSLLGLAVLLLTGFIFYQYYTPEWKRYQSEFRTHVAEKLGPERAAMVPSGLQQVYVRELDKADRCVTCHLGVEWKGLENAPQPFRTHPKEILQKHPVAQYGCTSCHGGQGYATDTHAAHGLVEHWEEPVLGSELGEFYVMSDKKALMQMNCNACHRYDKETKGASYLNRAKQLVNEKGCRACHVVNGRGGTVGPDLTWVGDKSAEQYNYERIKGFHSAFTWHVAHFKNPKELVPETVMPNFNFSSMDAQALAMLVMSWKKTNLPLQYLPNHNVRDIPTAAEVEKEKRMREGPGAFFVDNRCFVCHSVSSLEIEAAAQIGPDLALAVEDVQSRFGRTLDDFFMRPSGTMEVVLSTMIPLTTEQRQEAIQKMRYAYELKKQQQQAASQK, translated from the coding sequence ATGGATCACAAAACCATCAAAGACAAACTCACCTTTGTGAAAACAGACAAGCTCGTCGTGAGCTTGCTCGGCCTCGCGGTGTTGTTGTTGACCGGCTTCATCTTCTATCAGTACTACACGCCGGAGTGGAAACGGTATCAATCCGAGTTCCGCACCCACGTGGCGGAGAAGCTCGGGCCGGAGCGTGCCGCGATGGTACCCTCGGGGCTGCAGCAGGTCTACGTTCGGGAGCTTGACAAAGCGGATCGCTGCGTCACCTGCCATCTCGGGGTCGAATGGAAGGGCCTGGAAAACGCGCCACAACCGTTTCGCACCCATCCCAAGGAAATTCTGCAGAAGCATCCGGTGGCGCAATACGGCTGCACGAGCTGTCACGGCGGGCAGGGCTATGCCACCGACACGCACGCGGCGCACGGTTTAGTGGAACATTGGGAGGAACCGGTGCTGGGCAGTGAGTTGGGGGAATTCTACGTCATGAGCGACAAGAAGGCGCTGATGCAGATGAATTGCAACGCCTGCCATCGCTACGACAAGGAGACGAAGGGCGCAAGCTACCTCAACCGCGCCAAGCAATTGGTGAATGAGAAAGGCTGCCGTGCCTGCCACGTCGTCAATGGCCGCGGCGGCACGGTGGGGCCGGATTTGACCTGGGTGGGGGACAAGTCGGCGGAACAATACAACTACGAGCGGATCAAGGGCTTTCATTCGGCTTTCACCTGGCACGTGGCGCATTTCAAGAATCCCAAGGAACTGGTGCCGGAAACCGTCATGCCGAATTTTAATTTCTCGAGCATGGATGCCCAGGCGCTGGCGATGCTGGTGATGAGCTGGAAGAAGACGAATCTCCCGCTGCAGTATTTGCCCAATCACAACGTGCGGGACATTCCCACCGCCGCCGAGGTGGAGAAGGAGAAGCGCATGCGCGAGGGGCCGGGTGCCTTCTTCGTGGACAACCGCTGTTTTGTCTGCCATTCCGTCTCCAGCCTAGAGATCGAGGCGGCGGCGCAAATCGGGCCGGATTTGGCGTTGGCGGTGGAGGATGTGCAGTCGCGCTTCGGGCGCACGCTCGATGATTTCTTCATGCGGCCGAGCGGTACCATGGAAGTGGTGCTCTCTACCATGATTCCTCTCACCACAGAACAGCGGCAGGAGGCCATCCAAAAGATGCGTTATGCCTACGAGTTGAAGAAGCAGCAGCAGCAGGCCGCCAGTCAAAAGTGA
- a CDS encoding cytochrome b N-terminal domain-containing protein, translating to MPVTASTRKLYDQLTWTWRPGSDKEAGDAIVKNLMLHWFPNKISKASLSWNYSMWLGTISFALFMILVFTGLILMFLYVPSVERAYTSVKDIEFVVSFGWLLRGMHRMAAHMMVAAVFLHMVRVFLTGAYKNGSAAGANRPLNWMIGLVLLLLTLLLSFTGYLLPWDQLAYWAITVGTNIARSAPLAGEAVRFFLLGGNTIDQNTLIRFYVLHVFFLPLLVLLLFSYHMWRVRKDGGLAVTDREALQQSPEKIAPVKSKTYSLLGITNGTTVHVQNTMVDEEKNTVASSPHLLRRIWLVTLLTFAATFVLTIIFRAPLEAPANPAVTPNPAKAPWYFLWLQEIVTITTVKIGSFTINGALIGGILLPAVLLALAVWWPYRDKSSLNSVGVWFAKERSTQNWIFLGICVLIIVFMIIGTFLRGPYWNFYWPWEAWPEMPVKF from the coding sequence ATGCCTGTTACAGCCTCAACAAGAAAACTCTACGATCAGCTCACCTGGACGTGGCGGCCGGGCAGTGATAAAGAAGCCGGCGATGCCATCGTCAAAAACCTGATGCTGCACTGGTTCCCCAACAAGATCAGCAAGGCCAGCCTGTCGTGGAACTACTCCATGTGGCTCGGCACGATTTCCTTCGCCCTGTTCATGATCCTGGTTTTCACCGGCTTGATCTTGATGTTTCTCTACGTGCCCTCGGTGGAGCGCGCCTATACCTCGGTGAAGGATATCGAATTCGTCGTTTCCTTTGGCTGGCTGCTGCGCGGCATGCACCGCATGGCGGCGCACATGATGGTGGCGGCCGTTTTTCTCCACATGGTGCGTGTCTTTCTCACCGGCGCCTACAAGAACGGCAGCGCGGCCGGTGCCAACCGGCCGTTGAACTGGATGATCGGGCTGGTGCTGCTGCTGCTCACGCTGCTGCTGTCCTTCACTGGTTACCTGCTGCCCTGGGATCAACTCGCGTATTGGGCGATCACCGTCGGCACCAACATCGCGCGCTCGGCGCCGCTGGCCGGCGAGGCGGTGCGCTTCTTCCTGCTGGGCGGCAACACCATCGATCAAAACACGCTGATTCGCTTCTACGTGCTGCATGTTTTCTTCCTGCCCCTGTTGGTGCTGCTGCTGTTTTCCTATCACATGTGGCGCGTGCGCAAGGACGGCGGGTTGGCGGTGACCGACCGGGAAGCTCTGCAGCAAAGCCCGGAGAAAATCGCGCCGGTTAAATCCAAAACCTACTCGCTGCTCGGCATTACCAACGGCACGACGGTGCACGTGCAGAACACAATGGTGGATGAGGAAAAAAACACCGTCGCTTCGTCGCCGCATTTGCTGCGGCGCATCTGGCTGGTGACGCTGCTGACCTTCGCCGCGACCTTCGTCTTGACGATCATCTTCCGCGCGCCGCTGGAAGCGCCGGCCAATCCCGCGGTGACGCCCAACCCGGCCAAGGCGCCGTGGTACTTCCTCTGGCTGCAAGAGATCGTTACGATCACCACCGTCAAGATCGGCTCCTTCACCATCAACGGCGCGTTGATCGGCGGCATCTTGCTGCCGGCCGTCCTGCTGGCGCTGGCGGTGTGGTGGCCTTATCGCGACAAGTCGAGTCTCAACAGTGTCGGCGTGTGGTTTGCGAAAGAACGCAGCACGCAGAACTGGATATTCCTGGGCATTTGCGTCCTGATCATCGTGTTCATGATCATCGGCACGTTCCTGCGCGGTCCGTACTGGAACTTCTACTGGCCGTGGGAAGCGTGGCCGGAAATGCCGGTGAAGTTCTGA
- a CDS encoding ubiquinol-cytochrome c reductase iron-sulfur subunit, with the protein MKLFKKTESQTPAAGNGLLPETRRAFLQKLGLGSLLAGLAGFGWQSFRALIPNVLYEPPQKFKIGLPANLAEGVTFLEDKRLYVFKEGKSFYAISAACTHLGCTVKYTKLNQPKQVTIGGEKQTIPFEFHCPCHGSKFYADGTNYAGPAPRPLQWHKLELSPDDGQLVIDLGSEVEQNFRLTV; encoded by the coding sequence ATGAAGCTCTTCAAAAAAACTGAATCTCAGACACCGGCGGCCGGCAACGGTTTGCTGCCGGAAACGCGGCGGGCATTCTTGCAGAAACTCGGGCTTGGCAGCCTGCTGGCGGGCCTGGCAGGCTTCGGCTGGCAGTCATTCCGTGCGCTCATCCCCAACGTGTTGTATGAACCGCCGCAGAAGTTCAAGATCGGACTGCCGGCCAATCTGGCGGAGGGTGTGACTTTTCTGGAGGACAAGCGACTGTATGTTTTCAAAGAGGGCAAGTCATTTTATGCCATTTCCGCGGCCTGTACGCATCTCGGCTGCACCGTGAAATACACCAAACTAAATCAACCCAAGCAGGTCACCATCGGCGGCGAGAAGCAGACGATTCCGTTCGAGTTTCACTGTCCCTGCCACGGCTCGAAATTCTATGCCGATGGCACGAACTACGCCGGGCCGGCGCCGCGGCCGCTGCAATGGCACAAGCTCGAACTCTCTCCGGATGACGGCCAGTTGGTGATTGACCTGGGCAGCGAGGTCGAGCAGAATTTCCGGCTCACGGTGTGA
- a CDS encoding FAD-dependent oxidoreductase — MSEKYAVTIPDLAFWQDLVPCQIGCPIHTDAGRYVQLIAEQRYREAYLTSRSPNPFASVCGRVCAAPCEDRCRRGKIDAPVSIRALKRFVTDKFGVESLAPDTQDSLFEGGAEAGNKWRWHLPVQIQTRKQVVQNKKVAVIGSGPAGLSCAHDLALMGYLVTVFEATNVAGGMLRHGIPEYRLSRSLIDKEIEKIKSLGAEIRYHTPLTEQFGIAELKQQGYEAIFVSVGTQRGRELNLEGVQLDGVIKAIDYLININNGYRVNLGRKVLVIGGGFVAFDAARMALRGGPEAEPGDIHAAVDAARAAMRAGAAEVHIASLESFAEMPVLRTAQGHEEFEEAQREGIIFHPQRGPRRFLGENGKVKAVEFIGVKRTYDENGRFNPQYDPTYSEMFETDSVVLAIGQQADLSFIKSSDGIELTPGKFIKIDPATLATTAPGVYAGGDVAFGPRNIIDAIANGKRAALSIDEYLRGAQLTTFYHLSIEKIPTRRFSRTEDFEQHSREAPPTIDLERRTGISEVESGYTEEQARQQAERCLACHIQTIYDAEKCVMCNRCVDVCPEYCLKLVPFEQLAFDQETKSRLIDHYQLDPFQPATAMLKDDDTCIRCGLCAIRCPTDAMTMEVFYYEEKER; from the coding sequence ATGTCTGAAAAATACGCCGTCACGATTCCCGACCTGGCCTTCTGGCAGGACCTGGTGCCGTGCCAGATCGGCTGTCCAATCCACACCGACGCCGGGCGTTACGTGCAGCTCATCGCCGAACAGCGCTATCGCGAGGCCTATCTCACCTCGCGCTCGCCCAATCCCTTTGCCAGCGTCTGCGGCCGGGTGTGCGCCGCGCCCTGTGAAGACCGCTGCCGCCGCGGCAAGATCGACGCGCCGGTGAGCATTCGTGCGCTCAAGCGTTTTGTCACCGACAAGTTCGGCGTCGAGTCGCTCGCGCCCGATACCCAGGACAGTCTGTTCGAAGGCGGCGCGGAGGCCGGCAACAAGTGGCGCTGGCATCTGCCGGTGCAGATTCAGACGCGCAAGCAGGTCGTGCAGAACAAAAAAGTAGCGGTCATCGGTTCCGGTCCGGCCGGGCTTTCCTGCGCGCATGATCTCGCGTTGATGGGTTACCTCGTCACGGTCTTCGAAGCGACGAACGTGGCCGGCGGCATGCTGCGGCATGGCATTCCCGAGTATCGCCTCTCGCGCAGCCTGATCGACAAGGAGATCGAAAAAATCAAAAGCCTGGGCGCGGAGATCCGCTACCACACCCCGCTCACGGAGCAGTTCGGCATTGCCGAACTGAAGCAGCAAGGCTATGAGGCCATCTTTGTTTCGGTCGGGACGCAGCGGGGCCGCGAACTCAACCTCGAAGGGGTGCAGCTCGACGGCGTGATCAAAGCCATCGATTATTTGATCAACATCAACAACGGCTATCGCGTCAATCTCGGCCGGAAGGTGTTGGTGATCGGCGGCGGATTTGTCGCGTTCGATGCGGCGCGGATGGCCTTGCGGGGCGGCCCGGAAGCAGAGCCGGGGGACATTCATGCCGCCGTGGATGCGGCGCGTGCCGCCATGCGCGCCGGTGCCGCGGAAGTGCATATCGCCAGCCTGGAGTCTTTCGCCGAGATGCCAGTGTTGCGCACCGCACAAGGGCACGAAGAATTCGAAGAAGCGCAGCGCGAGGGCATCATCTTCCATCCACAGCGCGGGCCCAGGCGTTTCCTGGGCGAGAACGGCAAGGTCAAAGCCGTGGAGTTCATCGGCGTCAAGCGGACGTACGACGAAAACGGCCGCTTCAATCCACAATACGATCCGACATACTCAGAGATGTTCGAAACCGACTCGGTCGTGCTCGCCATCGGCCAGCAGGCTGATTTGTCCTTCATCAAATCCTCCGACGGCATCGAGCTGACGCCCGGCAAATTCATCAAGATTGATCCGGCGACCCTGGCGACGACGGCGCCGGGCGTCTATGCCGGCGGCGACGTTGCCTTCGGCCCGCGCAACATCATCGATGCCATTGCCAACGGCAAGCGCGCCGCGCTGTCGATCGATGAATACTTGCGCGGCGCCCAGCTCACGACTTTCTATCATCTCTCCATCGAAAAGATTCCGACCCGGCGCTTCAGCCGGACGGAGGATTTCGAACAGCACAGCCGGGAAGCGCCGCCCACCATCGATTTGGAGCGCCGCACCGGCATTTCCGAAGTCGAGAGCGGCTATACGGAAGAGCAAGCACGGCAGCAGGCGGAGCGCTGCCTGGCCTGCCACATTCAAACCATCTACGACGCAGAGAAATGCGTGATGTGCAACCGCTGCGTCGATGTTTGCCCGGAGTATTGCCTCAAGCTCGTGCCGTTTGAGCAGCTCGCATTCGATCAGGAAACCAAATCCCGGCTGATCGATCACTACCAGCTCGATCCCTTTCAGCCGGCGACGGCCATGCTCAAGGATGACGACACCTGCATTCGCTGCGGTTTGTGCGCCATTCGCTGCCCCACCGACGCCATGACGATGGAAGTGTTTTACTACGAGGAAAAGGAACGATAG
- a CDS encoding Rrf2 family transcriptional regulator, giving the protein MPVLFSRACEYALRALFEMARQEEQESWTVQELAQRTHTPAPFLAKTFQSLVKGDILTSTKGRSGGFAFARRPDQILLMEVVALIDGPALVESCALGLPTCGDRNPCPFHDNWKEIRASIVSLLRSETLAKSSLAHKLGRRPSRKSTKPKISLSKPRTS; this is encoded by the coding sequence ATGCCGGTTCTGTTCAGCCGTGCCTGTGAATACGCCCTGCGTGCGCTGTTCGAAATGGCACGCCAGGAGGAGCAGGAATCCTGGACCGTTCAGGAACTGGCGCAGCGCACGCACACGCCGGCTCCGTTTCTGGCCAAGACGTTTCAATCTCTGGTGAAAGGTGACATCCTGACCTCCACCAAAGGACGAAGCGGCGGCTTTGCGTTTGCCCGCCGTCCCGATCAGATTCTGCTCATGGAGGTCGTCGCCCTCATCGATGGGCCGGCGCTCGTGGAAAGCTGTGCCCTCGGCCTGCCCACCTGTGGCGACCGCAACCCGTGTCCCTTCCATGATAATTGGAAGGAGATTCGCGCCTCGATCGTCAGCCTCCTCCGAAGCGAGACCCTCGCGAAGAGCTCCCTGGCGCACAAGCTCGGCCGCCGGCCGAGCCGGAAGTCCACCAAACCCAAGATCTCCCTAAGCAAGCCGCGCACCTCCTGA